Sequence from the Nitrospirota bacterium genome:
CCGCGTCAACCGAATCGTTCTGGCCATGAACCCTCCTTGTTGAGGAGAGCATAGCAGATATGGAGAATATGTTAAAGTACATTAGTGGGCATATTTAGCTCATTGTCTACACCGGTGCGTAGATTCCACACGCCAATACCCCGCCGTACCTGACCCCAGCTTGTCAAGCCTAGGGCGACTTTCTCGTTTGAGTCAATGATGCCGTCACTACATTCACCTGGGAACAACCCGATCAAAGGATCACATTTTAAGTCGGTTGACATTCGGGTGTCCGTGAACCAGTAGGCAAGCGTGTTTCCACCTAGAGAACTGAGACGATCCGAAATGGCAAGGCTGTTTGCCGTGCGTTCTTTCAAGCTCCTCGGTACAGACACCGCTGAGAGATCAGATAGGCGGAATACGCGATCGTATTGAAGGTATGCGTAGTCTCGTGACACCTTTATGGAACGTCCTTTTCCAAGGAACCTCGTCTGTCCTGTCCCTAGATCATGGACGTATACAGGGCTGGTGTCGAAGGGTGCACCTGGGTCTTCGAGGTATATGTCACTGTTCACGGCGTAGACGAGCCAATTCCCGCGTACCGCCCAATCGGTACTCCAGGGATGGTGAAGATTCCCTTCGTATAGTTCAGGGTGCAAGGTCTCAAGTGCTACCAGCCTCAAGTCCAATTCTGGGAGAGACCAGACGCTAAAAGAACCCTGCGCGTTTTTCCCCACGATTGAATTGCGGCTCAAGCCGAGAGGGGAAATTTGCAGCCGGATTTGTCTACCGGGAACACCTCTCTCATCTTCGCCTTTCCATTTCATGGTGAGGCTGTCCACAGTTAGAACATCATCGCTCGTAAGGTCCTTAACAAGAATACTGTACCGAACTAACTCCGGTGAAATGATTTCCCCCTCCGTCCATGCGGCATACGGCCAAGCAATTCGAACCGCATTGTCGTTACTCGCCCAGAATCTAAGGGGGATGAATCTCTTTCCCTCACTGTCGTCCCCACAGGAGGACCAGAGTGCAGCGGCCAATACAATAGAATAGCTCTTCCTAATCTTCCTCCAAACGCCGCGATCCACCGCTCAAGAGGGGGGGGTGGGGTCAGGCATGGGGGTTGACAAGTTTTGAGCACGCACCGGAAAGGAAGTTCAAGGCTTTCAACTCAGCATGACAGCGTTCTCATGCAGCGAGCGATTTGCGCCCCCGCAGAACAACCATGTCCATAACCTGGCTCGTGGAATAGTCAAAAATTTTCCGCCGGCAATGGCCACACCGCTCGTAGGGAAGATCAACAAAAGTATGAACCTTCCCGCCCACGCGGAGGCGAATGGTCCCCCGTTGGTACCGTAGCGCCTTTGCCCCGCAGAGCGGACAATACTGTACTGCCCTGCTAGATGGAACGCTTCGACGAGATAAAGACATAGAATACTTCATCCCCCGCTATCTTGCGGATGACTCCTTTGGTGTAAATCCACATTCCCGAGTAGTTCGGGCTCTCAATGACATACAGCTTCTCATGCGCCAAGATTGGTGACTTGGAACGAAGCGTCTTCTTGATGGCGTTGGCATTTACGATGGATTCTACAACATCTTCGACGGACAGACCATCCCGAAGCCGCTCG
This genomic interval carries:
- a CDS encoding YgiT-type zinc finger protein — translated: MSLSRRSVPSSRAVQYCPLCGAKALRYQRGTIRLRVGGKVHTFVDLPYERCGHCRRKIFDYSTSQVMDMVVLRGRKSLAA